The sequence CAGGGATTTAAGGTATTCCTTGTTGAAAAGGAAAAGGAGCTTGGCGGGAATTTAAAGAATGTAAAATTTTCAATTGAAGGGAATGACCCGCAAGCTCTTTTAACAGGACTTCTAGATGAGATTAAAAAAGAGCCAAAGATCGAAGTTTTCACGGAGAGCATGGTTGAGGAAGTAAAAGGCTTCATGGGAAACTTTGATGTGAAAGTGAGCCAGAGAGGAAACGGCGGGATACAGCCTTTTAAATGCGGCACAGTAATAGTTGCAACAGGGGGAGTTGAGTATAAAGGCGATGAGTTCCTTTATGGCAAATGCGATAATGTGAAAACACAGCTTGAGCTTGAGGAGATACTTAAAGACAAACCCCATATTATAAAAAGCATGAAAAGCATTGCCATGATTCAATGCGTCGGATCCCGCAATGAGAAACGACCTTATTGTTCGCGGGTTTGCTGTACAGAGGCTGTAAAAAATGCCTTAAAGATAAAAGAGATTTCACCTCAAACTGATGTAACTGTTTATTACAGGGACATACGAACTTTCGGTTTCAAGGAAAGTTTTTATACAGAGGCGAGAAAGAAGGGGATAAGATTCATAAGATTTGACAAAGATGAACCCCCTGTTGTGGAAGAAAAAAATGGCAAAATCAGAATTTCCTCAACTGACAAAGTGTTAAACCAGACTGTTGAAGGGAATTTAGACATGCTGGTCTTAAGCATGGCAGTAATAGCACGGGAAGAAAATCAGCTTGTTGCGCAGGCATTGAAGCTTCCGCTCACATCGGACGGATTTTTCCTTGAAGCGCATATGAAATTGCGCCCTGTTGATTTTGCATCGGAAGGGATATTCCTTTGCGGCATAGCTCATTATCCAAAATTCATGGAGGAAAGTATTGCGCAGGCACTTGCCGCGGCTGGGCGGGCCAACACTATTATCTCGCAGGACAAGCTCCATGTCGGAGGAGCCATTGCTGTGGTTGATGAGAAACTTTGCGCATCATGCCTTACATGCGTGAGGACATGCCCTTACAATGTGCCGCGCATCTTAGACAGGGTTGCCCATATAGAGGTGGCACAATGCCAGGGATGCGGGACATGCGCGTCCGAGTGCCCCAACAAGGCGATACAGCTTTTACATTACACAGATGAACAGGTACTTGCAAAATGTGAGGCGTTTGAACTAAAAGATAAAGAGAAAGAAGTAAAAATTGGAACACTGGGAAACATTAAATCTTAAAGGCTTGGCAGCCCCGCTTAGGCTTAAAACTTCATGCGCCTGCCGCGGAGCAGCCAAGCCATCAGATATAAAGTGCAATGCTTAATCTTGATTAAGAGATAAAAGAGACAGAAAAAAAATTAACCTCCGGTCATTACGAGGCTTGTCCGTAGTGAAGCGAAGGAACAAGCAGAAGTAATCTCTGGAATAATTATTTAAATAAAGCGAAGATGGAAGAGAAAAAGGAAACAGAAAAAATTAGTACTGAAGGGTATGAGCCGGAGGTGATTGCCTTTTGCTGTTATTATTGTGCTTTTGCGGCGGCAGATATGGCAGGCTCACTGAGGTTAAACTATCCGGCCAATGTCAAAATAATAAGAATACCCTGTACAGGGAAACTTGATGTGATATATATTTTGAAGGCCTTCGAGAACGGCGCAGATGCCGTGTTCGTTGCAGGCTGCCTTGAGGGGAACTGCCATTATCTTGAAGGCAATATCCGGGCAAAAAAACGGGTTATGAGCCTAAAAAAAATGCTTGAGGAGATTGGCATCGAGCCTGAACGTCTTGAAATGTTCAACATGTCATCTTCCATGGGTTTTGCTTTTGCCGAGGCTGCAAAGGAGATGACCGAGCGTGCAAGAAAGCTTGGAAGAAATCCTGTATTTGTCAAAAAAGATGGAGATAGCAGTGAAAAAAATATCGCTTGATGAAAGCTCAAAGGGATTTACCGGGCTAATAGAGAAAATAAGCGATCAGAATGTGAACGTCTGTTATCAGTGTCTTAAATGCACGGCAGGCTGCCCGATGGTAGAGGAGATGGATTACACTCCGGCGCAGATAGTCCATGCCATAAGGCTTGGAGTTGAAGACATGGTGATAAAGAGCAATACTATCTGGATATGCGTTTCCTGCGAGACCTGCTCCACAAGGTGCCCGCAGGGGCTTGATATAGCACACCTTATGGATGCGGCAAGGAACATTGCTTTCAGACGAGGCATAAAACCTCCTGAAAGCTCTGGTGCCATAAAGGATTTCTACAAAGTTGCTCTCGGGAACATAAGGACTTATGGCAGGATGTATGAGCTAGGAATGATAATGTCTTACAAGATGAAAACCGGGGATTATTTAAAGGACATGAAGCTTGGAATGAAGATGGGAATGAAGGGTAAACTCAAGATACTTCCTGTTAAAACAAAGGGTGCAAAGGAGATTGACCGTATATTTGCCAGCGTTGAAAAACTCGAAAAACTTGAGAACGAGGGGAAGCCATGAGTTACGCCTATTATCCCGGCTGCTCGCTCCATTCAACGGGTTCTGAGTATGACATCTCCATAAAATATATCTTTAACTCCCTTGGCATCTCTTTTGAAGAGATAAAAGACTGGAACTGCTGCGGCACAACGCCTGCGCACTGCACATCGAAATATCTGTCTATCGCACTCCCTGTAAGGAATTTAAAGCTTGTCGAGGACTCAGGCAAAAGCAAGGTTGCTGTCCCCTGCGCTTCATGCTTTTCAAGGTTAAAGCGGGCAAAGTTCGAGATATCAAAAGATGAAGATTTAAAGAAAAAAGTTGATGGCATACTTCAAACTACATATGGGAATACAGTTACCATTATCCATCCCCTTGATATAATAAAAAACGAGATTGGACTTAAAAGCGTGCGTGAAAAAATGAAAAGGTCCCTCTCAGGGTTAAAAGTTGCCTGCTATTATGGCTGCCTTATGACAAGGCCGCCTGATGTCACTGAGTTCGACGAATGCGAGTATCCTGTTATCATGGATGAGATACTTACAGAACTTGGGGCAGATGTGAAAGACTGGTCATATAAGACCGATTGCTGCGGAGCAAGCTTTTCCATATCAAGGACTGAGTCATCTATTAAATTAATGGAAAAAGTCATCCGCAATGCCGTTGAATGCGGAGCCGAGTGTATTGCCGTTGCCTGCCCGCTCTGCCATGCAAACCTTGACACAAGGCAGGAAGATATAAACGCAAAATACAGCAAGAATTTCAATGTGCCTGTTTTCTATTTCTCAGAGCTTATGGCTCTCGCCTTCGGCGCTAAGGGAGGCGAGCTGGGTTTGAAGAAACATATCACAGATCCATCAGTATTACTTTCCAGATATAAACTCGCCTGAAACCTTATTAGATTTTGAATTACTAAATAAATTTTCTACAAATTTTTTGTATCATCTTTGCTTTTTACTCTGTTAGTCTTTTTTCATTTTGCCATCCCCTCGAAAAAGGGAAACCAGAAATCATTTTTATTCTCATTATAGAGGATATACAAAATACAGAAGGAATTTAAATGTTTCTGTTTTCTATTTCTCAAAACTTAGGGTATTTTCTTTCATGCGCAAGGCAATGAACTTGGATTGAAGAAATGTTTAAAAAGTTTTGTCTAAATAGATGAGTCAGTTTTAAACTTGGAGAAGCATCATTACAGATTGATGAGCCATTCACATATTGTAGCCAACTGATCGTCATTGGTTAGATTTGCGGCGTTATTTATTGTCCCATTTTGAAGTTGTTTATATATTTCTGATGCCATGCTATTTTCAATCGCAGCACCAATAAAGAACAGTTGAGGTTCTAACTTCATTTTTTTAAAACTATTTCTTATTCTTTCGATGGCTGAATTTGCAGTTTTCCAATGTTCGTCTGCTCCTGCCGGATCGATACCACCTTTCAATTCACCCAAAGCAATGTATTTTTCGTTGTTATGTATTATGGATTGTTTGCCGCGTTTCAAATCATCGATGGTTCCATGTAGAATTGAAAGATCAACATTCTTTTTGACGACTGGGATGGTGATATTCATTATTAAGAGGCGTTGTTTATTGCCTTTTGACCAAGATAGACCCTTGATTCGTTTTTCAATACCAGTATCATCCTTAGGTTTTGTAAGCCAAGACTTTGTATCCGAATCATTCCATTGGTAGTCTATGCCTGATAGGTTAAAAACCGACAGCAATGTCCGTAAAAATTTTCTTTCTCCTAACACGCCTGCCAGATTTCTTGCTTTTCCACCTAAGGCGTCGCCCTTTGTTAGAAGATAACGATAAACAAGTTCATCAATAAAATTCTCTCCGGCAGGTTCAAGAAATTTTTCAATAAGTCCTTTTATTGCGAGGAGCTTATCTTTTTCCGTTAAGTAATTTAGAGATTTTTCGGAGAGCCCTGATGCAGTAAGCAAGCCAACTCTCAAGTCTTCAACTAGTAGCAGCTCTTTTGGTTTCTTAATCCTATTTGCTATTGCCTTAAGAGCCTTGGCTTCTTCGACATAAGGAACAGCAAGATAGTTTTTTTCCAACGCAAGCGCAATGAACCCAGCTCTAGTTTTTTCTCTTGGAGTTACCAAGTCTGCTACATTTTTAATGTGTGTAAGATTTATTTTTTTTGCCATAGATACACACATTTACGGATTTCAGTTCGACCATAGTTCCCCATCTGTTGGCTGCTGTTTCCCTTACCTTTAGGCAAAACAAAGATTTTGTTGATTTTGAAGCCGAAATCTTCCGCAAATTCAGAAAGAATTAAATCAACTGGTATCTCTTCACCTCCGTAACGAACATTATCATTAATCATAACACAATAACCGTTTCTTTTTATGACCCTTGCCATTTCATAAATAACAAAACATAATTCCAAGAAATAGTTTTTTATCATTCTAGGAATGTTGTTATTGTTGAGTTTTTTTAATTTATTCAATATATCCAGAACTGAATTTACCTCACGCATTGCGGCTGATCTGCAGTAAACGTCAAGTACCTTTTCAAAGGTTCTTGTTTTACCTATAGATGCATAAAACTGATTTAAGTGATCAATCTTTTCCTTGTTTTCTACGGTGCAGGAAAGCATTGATTGGCGCAAATCACGTACCTGATCATTGTCAAAGCCAAGATAAACCAGTTCTAAAGCATAGGTTCTTGTGTAATCATACCTATTGCAGTAAGGAGGAGAAGTAATAACAAAATCGAAAAAATTATCTTCAAGCGCTGGTAACTTTTCAAGACAAGAGCCTTCGGTAATAGTCACCGGATATTTTTCTGCTATGTTGTTTTCAAACTGCTCAAATAATTGGCCAGGTTTGTGAGACGAAAGATCATGAACAATATCGCGGAGTTTATGTTTAACAGCTTCTTGAAAAGTTAGGATTCTTCCTTTGTCAAATGGCTTTCCTGCAAGTTGTCTTTTAGAACGATAATCCCAGCGCAAATACTGTCCGTCTTTTCTTGTATAACTGATTTCTTCCAATACGGCAAAAGCTGCAAAACGTAATATAATTTGCACTTGATCATTCTTAAACTTTGAACAATAGCTTAAATACTTATTTAAATAAGTTTCTGTTTCTTCTGGGAAAGCGTTTTTCGTAATTGAAATATGGTTTATCCGGTAGTCAAAATCATGGATTCTTTCAAGATCTGTCCAAATATCTTTTACAGTAGATTTCAACATGTTTGTGTCAATCTCATTAAGTGCTTGACGTGTCTTTATAGCGAAAGTACCAACCGGTAAAAGTTCTATTCCATATGATTGCCATCCAAGTTCTTGCCCTGCAAAAAGAGTTGTTCCAGCTCCTGCAAAGGGATCTAAAACTCTTCCAGTCTTTGGTGCGTATTTGGTCAAGAAATATTTTACAAGACTGGAAGAAAACCCTTCTTTGTATTTAAACCAGCGGTATATTGATTCTTCTTTATTTGCCTGAAAACTTACGACTCTACGACTTAAATTGTAGGCAATCTCCAATTTCTCTTCAAATTGGTGATAAAGTTTTTGTCGTTCGGTAGGGAAAAGTTCTGACGCTTGTTCCATGTTAATAGTTTAGCATTTTGTTATTATATGTCTCATGAATTATAGGCGGTTTTAATTTCTTGTAATTCATGTTTTGCATTTACCATTTATTATTACATTACAAATTAACAATATAGTGGATTTTCTCTATGGTCAATTAATAAAAAAGTAGCTTCTGATAGTAAAGAAATTTTTCGAAGCACACGCTTTCATATAATCATCCCCTATTTTTATTCTGTTACTCCTTCGAACAGGGAGATCCAGAAATAATTACTAAAACTGGATTTCACATCTTGTGCGGAATGACAGCCATTCTATGGTTGGATTGTTACCTTCTTTAAGTCAATTGGCTTGACCAACTATCTTCCGGAAGTGTATAACTCGCACAAGCAATATAAAAAAGAACATTGGGTGGATGCTTCGCTCAATGGCAACATATCAGATAATATCGTATACATATTTAATCAGTCTCAGCAAATTTAGCAGGGAGAGAGGGTTAGTATTAACCGTAACCCTCTGGTATAATGATTGACTATGTAATCATTGCCAGCTCACCTTCCACACAGAAAACACTCTGTCCCGGTTTGGACATGGCAGAGACGGTCACCACGGCACCCGCCCCTTTGCGTTAATTAGCCAGGAGGCAACGAAAAAAGAAGATGGGTTAAACGCAAGAGAGGTCGGTCGGAGATTGTCCTTGTTTGTCAACCCAGGGAGAACTCAAAATTGAAATTTAACAGCTCGGCCATTCTCGGAAATGTGCTCCAGTTGTGGACGAACTTCCGCGGAAAAAGTTTGGCACAAAAATACGCCAGCGACGAGCCACCACTGCGTGCGGAACTATTCACAAGCGACCAGATGAAGCAGCATGGCAAAGCCCTGGCAGACTCACACAAGCTGGCTCCGGGACTCGCTCCTGACCAGCTTCTGGTGAGACTGTCTGAGAATGAAGGTGTCCTGCTGGGAGCCTGTAATCTGCTGACAGCAGCGGTCATGGCAGACCGTCAGATTGCGCCGGCCGGTGAATGGCTGCTCGACAATTTATATCTGATAGAAGAACAGATTCGCACAGCCAGGCGACACCTGCCAAAGGGTTATAGCCGTGGGCTTCCGCGCTTGCTGCATGGTCCATCGGCCGGACTTCCGCGCGTTTATGACATTGCCCTGGAGACGATATCGCACGGCGATGGACGGGTGGATCTGGAAAGTCTCAGCAGTTTCGTTGCAGCCTACCAGACGGGCACTGTCCTGAAGTTAGGCGAGTTGTGGGCAATCCCTATCATGCTGCGTCTGGCACTGATTGAGAACCTCCGGCGCGTCGGAGCGCGGATTGTCGCTGAAAGAATCAATCGAAACCTTGCCGACTATTGGGCAGACCAGATGACGGAGACCGCCGAGCAGGACCCGAAGAATATGATTCTGGTGATTGCAGACATGGCACGAGCAAAACCTCCCATGGTAAGTTCCTTTGTAGCAGAATTTGCGCGCCGGTTGCAGGGACAAAGTCCCGCTCTGGCATTACCGCTCACTTGGATTGAGCAGCACCTCTCCGATTCCAGCCAGACGATTGCGCAGTTGGTGCAGTCGGAGAACCGGCAACAAGCTGCCGACCAGGTTTCTATAAGCAACAGCATCGGCAGCCTACGCTTTCTGGGGGCTACGGACTGGCGCAAGTTTGTTGAGACGATGAGCGATGTCGAGCATGTACTGCGCGATGATCCGATGGGAGCCTACTCAAAGATGGATTTTTCCACCCGTGATCGCTACCGTCATGTTGTCGAGAAGATTGCCAAAAGCAGCCTGCAGTCCGAAAACACAGTGGCGCGCAAGGCTATCCACCTAGCCCGAGAGGCCGCCGCCAGTAAAGGTATAGATGATCGAACTGCACATGTCGGGTTCTACCTGATTGACAAGGGATTGCCGCAGCTCGAACAAACAGTGGGGGCGCGCCTATCTACATTTCAAACGTTCCAGCGAATGTGTTGCCGGGT is a genomic window of Candidatus Schekmanbacteria bacterium containing:
- a CDS encoding hydrogenase iron-sulfur subunit; protein product: MEEKKETEKISTEGYEPEVIAFCCYYCAFAAADMAGSLRLNYPANVKIIRIPCTGKLDVIYILKAFENGADAVFVAGCLEGNCHYLEGNIRAKKRVMSLKKMLEEIGIEPERLEMFNMSSSMGFAFAEAAKEMTERARKLGRNPVFVKKDGDSSEKNIA
- a CDS encoding 4Fe-4S dicluster domain-containing protein, whose amino-acid sequence is MKKISLDESSKGFTGLIEKISDQNVNVCYQCLKCTAGCPMVEEMDYTPAQIVHAIRLGVEDMVIKSNTIWICVSCETCSTRCPQGLDIAHLMDAARNIAFRRGIKPPESSGAIKDFYKVALGNIRTYGRMYELGMIMSYKMKTGDYLKDMKLGMKMGMKGKLKILPVKTKGAKEIDRIFASVEKLEKLENEGKP
- a CDS encoding CoB--CoM heterodisulfide reductase iron-sulfur subunit B family protein; this translates as MSYAYYPGCSLHSTGSEYDISIKYIFNSLGISFEEIKDWNCCGTTPAHCTSKYLSIALPVRNLKLVEDSGKSKVAVPCASCFSRLKRAKFEISKDEDLKKKVDGILQTTYGNTVTIIHPLDIIKNEIGLKSVREKMKRSLSGLKVACYYGCLMTRPPDVTEFDECEYPVIMDEILTELGADVKDWSYKTDCCGASFSISRTESSIKLMEKVIRNAVECGAECIAVACPLCHANLDTRQEDINAKYSKNFNVPVFYFSELMALAFGAKGGELGLKKHITDPSVLLSRYKLA
- a CDS encoding restriction endonuclease: MAKKINLTHIKNVADLVTPREKTRAGFIALALEKNYLAVPYVEEAKALKAIANRIKKPKELLLVEDLRVGLLTASGLSEKSLNYLTEKDKLLAIKGLIEKFLEPAGENFIDELVYRYLLTKGDALGGKARNLAGVLGERKFLRTLLSVFNLSGIDYQWNDSDTKSWLTKPKDDTGIEKRIKGLSWSKGNKQRLLIMNITIPVVKKNVDLSILHGTIDDLKRGKQSIIHNNEKYIALGELKGGIDPAGADEHWKTANSAIERIRNSFKKMKLEPQLFFIGAAIENSMASEIYKQLQNGTINNAANLTNDDQLATICEWLINL
- a CDS encoding site-specific DNA-methyltransferase, which produces MEQASELFPTERQKLYHQFEEKLEIAYNLSRRVVSFQANKEESIYRWFKYKEGFSSSLVKYFLTKYAPKTGRVLDPFAGAGTTLFAGQELGWQSYGIELLPVGTFAIKTRQALNEIDTNMLKSTVKDIWTDLERIHDFDYRINHISITKNAFPEETETYLNKYLSYCSKFKNDQVQIILRFAAFAVLEEISYTRKDGQYLRWDYRSKRQLAGKPFDKGRILTFQEAVKHKLRDIVHDLSSHKPGQLFEQFENNIAEKYPVTITEGSCLEKLPALEDNFFDFVITSPPYCNRYDYTRTYALELVYLGFDNDQVRDLRQSMLSCTVENKEKIDHLNQFYASIGKTRTFEKVLDVYCRSAAMREVNSVLDILNKLKKLNNNNIPRMIKNYFLELCFVIYEMARVIKRNGYCVMINDNVRYGGEEIPVDLILSEFAEDFGFKINKIFVLPKGKGNSSQQMGNYGRTEIRKCVYLWQKK